One part of the Klebsiella sp. RIT-PI-d genome encodes these proteins:
- the fmt gene encoding methionyl-tRNA formyltransferase translates to MSEKLRIIFAGTPDFAARHLDALLSSGHQVIGVFTQPDRPAGRGKKLMPSPVKVLAQEKNIPVFQPASLRPQDNQQLIADLNADVMVVVAYGLILPKPVLDMPRLGCINVHGSLLPRWRGAAPIQRALWAGDSETGVTIMQMDVGLDTGDMLHMLSCPITTDDTSATLYDKLAHLGPQGLIETLHQLATGRAQPQVQDEALATYAQKLSKEEARVDWSLSARELERCIRAFNPWPMSYLIIDDQPVKIWKASVIDTQSDSAPGTIIDATKHGIHVATVDGVLNLESLQPAGKKAMSAQDLLNSRREWFVPGSILS, encoded by the coding sequence CAGAAAAACTTCGCATTATTTTCGCGGGTACTCCCGACTTCGCAGCGCGTCATCTTGACGCGCTGTTGTCATCTGGACATCAGGTCATCGGCGTATTTACTCAGCCCGACCGTCCAGCAGGACGTGGCAAAAAGTTGATGCCCAGCCCGGTAAAAGTTCTGGCGCAAGAAAAAAATATACCGGTATTCCAGCCTGCCTCGTTGCGCCCGCAGGATAACCAGCAGCTTATTGCTGACCTCAATGCCGACGTTATGGTTGTCGTGGCCTATGGGTTGATCCTGCCAAAACCGGTGCTGGACATGCCTCGCCTCGGCTGCATTAATGTCCACGGCTCGCTGCTACCGCGTTGGCGCGGTGCCGCGCCAATCCAGCGCGCTTTATGGGCTGGCGACAGCGAAACAGGCGTAACCATTATGCAAATGGATGTAGGCCTGGACACGGGTGATATGCTTCACATGCTCTCCTGCCCGATTACTACAGATGACACCAGTGCCACGCTGTATGACAAATTAGCGCATCTTGGTCCGCAGGGCCTGATTGAGACTTTGCACCAGTTAGCGACAGGTCGCGCGCAACCGCAGGTACAGGATGAAGCACTGGCAACGTATGCACAAAAACTGAGCAAAGAGGAAGCCCGCGTTGACTGGTCTCTGTCTGCCCGGGAGCTTGAACGCTGTATTCGGGCATTTAACCCATGGCCAATGAGCTATCTGATTATTGACGATCAACCGGTGAAGATTTGGAAAGCATCCGTAATCGATACCCAAAGTGATAGTGCGCCAGGCACCATTATTGACGCAACGAAACACGGTATTCATGTTGCAACAGTTGATGGTGTGCTGAATCTTGAGTCATTACAGCCCGCCGGTAAAAAAGCAATGAGTGCCCAGGATTTGCTGAACTCTCGTCGGGAATGGTTCGTTCCAGGCAGTATATTGTCCTGA